From the Prochlorococcus sp. MIT 1223 genome, the window TTCTCTTGCTGTCCCTGAGATGGTTAGCCCCAAAAACGTGATTGGTACAATTGTTAAGGCTATTAAAAAAGCCTTAAAAGAAGGAATAAAAGTTTTTCTCAAAGGTTCTAGTAGAAGCAATATGCCAAAGATTCTAGTTGGATGATCTATGACTCAACTAATAATTACACGATCTATGCAATGTAGTAAATGATCGATGAATACTTATTAGGCGATCAAGAAATTGTTTCATAATCTCTTAAGGTGAATAGAGACAGCAAGACTTTTTAACTCCTTGACTTGGCGCGAAGAAAAAACAAAGGAGCTAAACCTTCTTCTAGTGGCTAGCCGCCATCACCTCTCCAGAGGTGATTTAAAATCATTAATTCAATTTCTAGAAAGCGAAGATACAGGTTTTCAAATCAATTTAAAAATCTTAGAACCCAGTGATAATCCTGAAATACTCGAATTACATAAAATTATCGCTGTTCCAGCTCTAGTAAAAATTGCACCTTATCCAAAACAAATATTTGCGGGAAGTTCACTTTTTGAACAATTAAAGACTTGGCTTCCAAGATGGAAACAAGAAGGATTTGTTACGGCCAATGATCTTGCTTCTAATTCGATAGAGATAAATAGCGAAAGTCGCACACAAAAGGAACTTCAACTAGAGGATGAAGTTTTATTCCTAAGACAAGAAAACGAAACTCTCACGGACAGAGTTCAATCTCAAGAACGCTTACTAAGAATGGTTGCCCATGAATTAAGAACTCCACTAACGGTTGCGACCTTAGCTGCTCAAAGTCAGAAACTTGGGCAAATATCTATTTCAAAATTTCAAGATGTCCTGAAAAGGCGCTTAGAAGAAATTGAACTACTTTCCAAAGATCTTCTTGAAG encodes:
- a CDS encoding histidine kinase; translation: MTWREEKTKELNLLLVASRHHLSRGDLKSLIQFLESEDTGFQINLKILEPSDNPEILELHKIIAVPALVKIAPYPKQIFAGSSLFEQLKTWLPRWKQEGFVTANDLASNSIEINSESRTQKELQLEDEVLFLRQENETLTDRVQSQERLLRMVAHELRTPLTVATLAAQSQKLGQISISKFQDVLKRRLEEIELLSKDLLEVGSTRWEALFNPQKIKLASISAEIILELEKLWLKRNIEIHTDIPSDLPNVFADQRRIGQVLLNLIENALKYSEDGGKISITMLHRTNQWVEISICDNGLGIPQEEQKRIFLDRVRLPQTSERTSGFGIGLSVCRRIVEVHGGRIWVVSEIGKGACFFFTLPVWQGADKTEGTLTSGDVGT